Part of the Citrobacter sp. Marseille-Q6884 genome, TGCAATGAGCAATATCGATATTAATTAAATAATTGCGGCATCGATTAACTGCCGTAATGTGGATACTTATTCGGTGTGGGGAATAACATGATGGCGGCCGACAATATGATCATCGTACCGCCGGTGTGCAAGGGAGCCACGCCGTATTGCAGGCATCCCCGTACCCGTTCTGATGGATTGACCAACAATGTAGACTTACCGGCATACTCTGACTTCTGACTAAAGTTATGCCGGTACGCTTTCACCACGCGACACAATGACTAACGCCTGGCTAAAGGTGGTCAATCCAACCAGAACTATTTCTGCCGGGACTCAAGCCAGACCAGCGCCAGCGTGGAGAGTGAACACATCACCACAATGCCGACAAACCAAAACAGATACCACATCGTCCTCTCCTCCTTAGTAAAGTTCGTGATTGTGGCGACGGATCGTTTCTACATTGATTCGCCCCAGCATCTTGTAATAACTCCACAAGGTATAAAGCAGAACAATCGGTAGAAAAATCAGCACAATAACCAGCATGATGCTGAGCGTCATCTGGCTCGAGGTACTGTCCCACACCGTCAGGCTGGAGAGCGGATGCAGGCTTGAAGGCATCACAAACGGGAACAGGGTTATTCCGGCGGTGAAGATGACGCAGGCCTGGGTCAGTGAAGCCAATAGAAATCCCCAAACGGCGCGACGTCGGGCGCAGGCATACAGTGCGAGCATCGGAAAAAGCATGCCAAGCAGCGGAATGATCAGCAGCAGAGGGGAATGATAAAAGCGATCCATCCACGCGCCGGGCAGTATCGCGACCGCTTTTAATAGCGGGTTGGAAGGCCCATTAGGGTCCTGGCTGAGCAGCACAAAGCTATCAATACCCGTCCATAACCAGTACCCGGCCAGCAGAAAACAGAGCACCACCAGCATTGCGCTACGTCTGGTGGCTGACAGTGCGCGCTGGCGAATAACACCGTCGGTTTTCAACTGCAGCCACACGCCCCCTTGCATAATGACCAGCATCAGACTTAATGCACCGCATAACAGCGCGAAGGGAGAGAGTAACTGCCAGAAAGTGCCGGTGTATTGCACATGCAGTTGCGGCGTAAAGACAAAAGGCACACCCAAAAACAGGTTGCCGAATGCGATGCCGAAGATAACCGGAGGCACCACACTGCCGATCACCAACCCGGTGTCCCACATGGCGCGCCAACGTGCACTGGCTATTTTACCGCGATAGTCAAAGGCCAACGGACGGAAGAAGAGGGCGCATAGCACCAGGATCATCGCCACATAAAACCCCGAAAATGCGGCGGCATAGACCCGAGGCCAGGCGGCGAATAATGCGCCACCCGCAAGAATCAGCCACACCTGATTACCTTCCCAGTGCGCACCGACACTGTTGATTAACACCCGGCGCTCATCATCGTTGCGCGCGATCAGCGGTAACAGGCAGCCGACCCCCATATCAAACCCATCAGTGACCATAAATGCCACCAGAATGATGCCAATCAGCAGCCACCAAATGAACCGCAACGTTTCATAATCCAACATGATTGTCTCCTTTATCCCTGTTATTGCGCGGGTTGTTGACGCTGCAGCGTATCGGGGCCAAGACGCGCGTATTTCTGCATCAGGTAGACCTCCGCAATTAAGAACAGCGTGTAAAGCGTCAGGATCAGCCCCATGGAGAAGGCCAGTTGGCCCACGGTCAGCGCGGAGTGAGCGTACCAGGTCGGCAAAATATCCTGAATGGCCCAGGGCTGGCGGCCAAACTCGGTCATAAACCAGCCGGCTTCAATGGCAATCCAGGGGAGCGGCAGGCTCCACAGCGTCATGCGCAGTACCCAGCGATGTTGATCGATACGCATGCGTAAGGTCTGGATCAACGCAATCGCCATCACCAGCAGCAGCACTGAACCGCATCCCACCATGATGCGGAAACTCCAGAACACAGGCGCCACGTGTGGGATCGCGCCGCGCTGCGCGGCCTGGTATTGATCTGGCGTGACATGGTTCATATCCGGTGCGTAGTTCGCCAGCAGGATGCCGTAGCCCAGATCGTTTTCCACGGAATGAAACGCTTTCAGCACCTGAGGTGAACGGTTACCCCTGGCGATTTCCTGCATCAGCAGCCATGCAATCCGACCCCGTTGCAGGCGGGGTAACGCGTCCGCCATCAGGTTCTTCAGCCCTGGAACCGGCGTGTCCAGCGAGTGGGTCGCCAGAATCCCCAGCAGAGCAGGTATCTTCACGGAAAAGGCGTTACGTTCTTGCGCCTGCAGTGGCCAGGCGATCACATGAAAGGGCGCGGGTGCAGGCTCGGTTTGCCACTCGCCTTCCATTGCAGCCAGTTTTACGGGCTGCAGTTGGGCGACCTCATAGGCTGAACTGTCGCCCAGTTGTAGGGTGCCGAGGATCGCCAGCGTGCCGAAGACGGACCCCACGGCGAAAGAGCGCAGGGCGAACTCGCGATCACGACCACGCAGCAGATACCAGGCGCTGATGGACATAATAAACATGGCGCCGGTGACATAACCGGACATCACCGTATGCACAAATTTCACCTGGCTGACGGGGTTAAAGACCAGCTCGCTAAAGCTGCTCATCTCCATGCGCAGAGTATCGATATTAAAGTGAGCGCCTGTTGGATATTGCATCCAGCCGTTGGCATTGAGGATCCACAGCGCTGAGATATTCGAGCCAAAGGCCACCAGCCAGGTGACCAGCAGGTGCTGATACTTGTTTAAGCGCTGCCAACCGAAAAAGAACAGCCCCACGAAGGTGGATTCAAGGAAGAAGGCCAGCAAGGCTTCCATCGCCAGGGGCGCGCCGAAAATATCGCCCACATAGTTGGAATAGAGCGACCAGTTAGTCCCGAACTGAAACTCCATGGTCAGGCCGGTTGCTACGCCAAGCGCAAAGTTGATGCCGAATAGCTTCCCCCAGAAACGCGTCATATCGCGGTAGATTGTTTTGCCCGTCACCACGTAAATGGTTTCCATGATGGCCAGCAAAAAAATCAACCCCAGCGTCAGGGGAACAAACAGGAAATGATAAAGCGCGGTCAGCGCAAACTGCCAGCGCGATAAGTCAATGACATCCCACATGCGAACTCCTGTAGGCAATAAGAAAGTGAATAGAAACGATGGAAAAGACAAACTGCGCCAGACCCGCGACGGATAACGCGGCGGGTCTGTATCGCGATGTTTAAGGGTGAGGGCTCCCTTCCAGCCAGCCGCAGACTTCATTCAGGCGCTGGAGCGAGTCGAGCAGATCTTCCGGCGCGGCCAGCACCAGCTCAGGCAAGCAACAGATCTCGTAGCTATCGAGCAGAACCCCCTTTAGCGTATCCAGACAGCGGACATGCCAGACATGGCGTAACGCCGTGGAATCGATTTGGCTCTCGCCGTAACCGAGAGTGCGGATCTGGATGTGACCCGGACCGCACAGCCGCGCGAGGAACAGGCGATCCGCGTCGCTAATCGGAAGTTGGGTGAGGTTGATGCTATGGGGAAGCGTGGCCGGGTCGCGCACGTGCGCCAGTAACTCCTGAGCCAGCGTCAGGCCGTTCATCAACCCGTCGATTGGCGGTGGCAGCAGGGTATCGTCCGGTAGCGTATTGAGCGTTGCCGCCTGCCAGAGTGCCCGTGGCGCACTGCCGGCTTCCAGATGTTCCTGCCATTGCCCCTTGTCATTCTGACTACGTACTCGCCAGATACCGCAGAAAATCGACTCCTGTATCTCGCTCGCTCTGCCGTCAGGGTGCTGAATACGCACAGACACTTCGCCTTCACCCAGCAGAGTATTGAGAAACATGAGATCGTCGGCATTAAGCGTGGCTAAATCCCATCCCAGCACGTCCTGTTTCACGGGAATACGCCTTGTTAGCTGGTGGCGTACATCGGCTAACAAGGCCATCACCGCCGGACTGTGCGGGCAGTTTTCCAGTGACGCCATGCTGGGGTCGCTGTTGACCTGGCAGGTGAGAGGTAAAGGATTCATGGCGAAACTGTCATCGCCAGGCTGCGTTCCTGGCCCCAGCAGATGAAAAAAGGTATCGCTCATCTTTCAGACTCCGGTGGAATGTGGCCTTCAACACAGGGACGCATCAGGGTGAGCAGATCAGCCCACGGGTGGATACCGTTGAGAATGCCGCGCAGCTCGCCGCCGACATACACCAGCGTTGCCGGGAAACGAAATACGCCAAAACGATCGCCGATGGCCTCGCTTTGCTCGAGGTCAGCCATGGCGATTTGCCAGTTAAACCGGGGGAACTCGCGGAGTAGCTCGGCAATCATCACAGGGTTATCGCTGACTTCCGGGGTACGGCGAGGATCGCTACTGAGCAGTACAACACCATCGCTAACACGGCTTGCCCAGCCGTCCAGTTCACAGGCGTTGAGCGGCTGCCAGCCGCGCGCCAGCATACGTTGCCACAGCGCAGAAAATGGATTGTCATTTAACACGTCGCTTATCCCTCCAGCGTCACGCGATACTGGCGAACACGGACACCTTCGTAGTTTTCCATCGACAGACACGCATAGTTCAGGCAACGCGCGTCGTCATTTGCCTGCGGCACCACGCCCCACGCGGCCAGTTGCGTCAGCGCGGCCTGTTCCGCCGCCGGGAGTTGGGCGCGGGCGAGGTCGGTCAGGCTACCGCCATAGTCGTCCAGCTGTACCGGTTGTAGCCCCACCAGCGCGATATGCGCGGGCAGATGACCGCGAATATCCGCCAGCGCAAGCACTTCGGAGAAACTGTTCTGGTGCAGACTCATTTTTTTGGCGCTGAGGTAGCTGGGGACGTTTTCACCCGCATAGGTTTGCAGGGTGCCCGGCGCGAGTCCGTAGTCGATGGCGTCG contains:
- the cbdX gene encoding cytochrome bd-II oxidase subunit CbdX; this translates as MWYLFWFVGIVVMCSLSTLALVWLESRQK
- the appB gene encoding cytochrome d ubiquinol oxidase subunit II, which gives rise to MLDYETLRFIWWLLIGIILVAFMVTDGFDMGVGCLLPLIARNDDERRVLINSVGAHWEGNQVWLILAGGALFAAWPRVYAAAFSGFYVAMILVLCALFFRPLAFDYRGKIASARWRAMWDTGLVIGSVVPPVIFGIAFGNLFLGVPFVFTPQLHVQYTGTFWQLLSPFALLCGALSLMLVIMQGGVWLQLKTDGVIRQRALSATRRSAMLVVLCFLLAGYWLWTGIDSFVLLSQDPNGPSNPLLKAVAILPGAWMDRFYHSPLLLIIPLLGMLFPMLALYACARRRAVWGFLLASLTQACVIFTAGITLFPFVMPSSLHPLSSLTVWDSTSSQMTLSIMLVIVLIFLPIVLLYTLWSYYKMLGRINVETIRRHNHELY
- the appC gene encoding cytochrome bd-II oxidase subunit 1, whose product is MWDVIDLSRWQFALTALYHFLFVPLTLGLIFLLAIMETIYVVTGKTIYRDMTRFWGKLFGINFALGVATGLTMEFQFGTNWSLYSNYVGDIFGAPLAMEALLAFFLESTFVGLFFFGWQRLNKYQHLLVTWLVAFGSNISALWILNANGWMQYPTGAHFNIDTLRMEMSSFSELVFNPVSQVKFVHTVMSGYVTGAMFIMSISAWYLLRGRDREFALRSFAVGSVFGTLAILGTLQLGDSSAYEVAQLQPVKLAAMEGEWQTEPAPAPFHVIAWPLQAQERNAFSVKIPALLGILATHSLDTPVPGLKNLMADALPRLQRGRIAWLLMQEIARGNRSPQVLKAFHSVENDLGYGILLANYAPDMNHVTPDQYQAAQRGAIPHVAPVFWSFRIMVGCGSVLLLVMAIALIQTLRMRIDQHRWVLRMTLWSLPLPWIAIEAGWFMTEFGRQPWAIQDILPTWYAHSALTVGQLAFSMGLILTLYTLFLIAEVYLMQKYARLGPDTLQRQQPAQ
- a CDS encoding hydrogenase expression/formation protein, which produces MSDTFFHLLGPGTQPGDDSFAMNPLPLTCQVNSDPSMASLENCPHSPAVMALLADVRHQLTRRIPVKQDVLGWDLATLNADDLMFLNTLLGEGEVSVRIQHPDGRASEIQESIFCGIWRVRSQNDKGQWQEHLEAGSAPRALWQAATLNTLPDDTLLPPPIDGLMNGLTLAQELLAHVRDPATLPHSINLTQLPISDADRLFLARLCGPGHIQIRTLGYGESQIDSTALRHVWHVRCLDTLKGVLLDSYEICCLPELVLAAPEDLLDSLQRLNEVCGWLEGSPHP
- the hyaE gene encoding hydrogenase-1 operon protein HyaE — protein: MLNDNPFSALWQRMLARGWQPLNACELDGWASRVSDGVVLLSSDPRRTPEVSDNPVMIAELLREFPRFNWQIAMADLEQSEAIGDRFGVFRFPATLVYVGGELRGILNGIHPWADLLTLMRPCVEGHIPPESER
- the hyaD gene encoding hydrogenase 1 maturation protease codes for the protein MSEPNVIVMGLGNLLWADEGFGIRVAERLYAHYHWPDYVEIVDGGTQGLNLLGYVEQASHLLLLDAIDYGLAPGTLQTYAGENVPSYLSAKKMSLHQNSFSEVLALADIRGHLPAHIALVGLQPVQLDDYGGSLTDLARAQLPAAEQAALTQLAAWGVVPQANDDARCLNYACLSMENYEGVRVRQYRVTLEG